In Phormidium ambiguum IAM M-71, one DNA window encodes the following:
- a CDS encoding DUF928 domain-containing protein: MNKEQYHLIKHGFTFTLIFLGLINYSVLGLAQPTSPIEQSSNQIKIRFQQQDSDGSSRGRPGRRGGTGSRGDCPPVDLQLTALIPSSNLGSFVEAHPTLWFYIPYKSSEVTTAEFSLQDEQNNDVYRTNFTLPNTPGTVSLSLAQAPPLEINKKYQWYVKVYCSQQKLSAPVFIRGWVERVALKPELAKQLQTATTPRERVAFYAQNGIWYSALTELAKLRIAQPQNATVNNDWASLLRDVGLENLVQKPVAGEVNLHKK; the protein is encoded by the coding sequence ATGAACAAAGAACAATACCATTTAATCAAACACGGCTTTACCTTTACTTTGATATTCCTGGGCTTAATAAACTATTCCGTACTAGGATTAGCACAGCCTACTTCCCCAATTGAGCAAAGTTCTAATCAGATAAAAATTCGCTTTCAACAACAGGACTCAGACGGCTCCAGCCGAGGAAGACCAGGACGTAGGGGTGGAACAGGAAGCCGTGGCGATTGTCCTCCTGTAGACTTGCAACTAACTGCTTTAATACCAAGTAGTAACTTGGGCTCTTTTGTGGAAGCTCATCCAACCTTATGGTTTTACATTCCCTATAAATCTAGTGAGGTAACTACCGCAGAATTTTCCTTACAAGATGAACAGAATAACGATGTTTATCGGACTAATTTTACTTTACCAAATACACCAGGAACAGTCAGTTTAAGTCTTGCACAAGCACCACCATTAGAGATTAATAAAAAGTATCAATGGTACGTCAAAGTTTATTGCAGTCAGCAGAAATTATCTGCTCCAGTTTTTATTCGTGGATGGGTGGAAAGAGTGGCGCTTAAACCTGAACTAGCAAAGCAGTTACAAACAGCAACTACACCGCGAGAACGGGTTGCGTTTTATGCACAAAATGGCATTTGGTATTCTGCTTTAACGGAGTTGGCTAAACTTCGCATTGCCCAACCGCAAAATGCTACTGTTAATAACGATTGGGCTAGTTTATTGCGAGATGTTGGTTTGGAAAATCTAGTTCAAAAACCTGTTGCTGGAGAAGTAAATTTACATAAAAAATAA